A window of the Citrus sinensis cultivar Valencia sweet orange chromosome 9, DVS_A1.0, whole genome shotgun sequence genome harbors these coding sequences:
- the LOC107176454 gene encoding uncharacterized protein LOC107176454: MAASKQMAQALLAAACIAMLVQSGLAQFQLPQTPGLTVPPGWGSGDVLKCWSSLANTEGCVTSIFSSIFSLNFNSIAPACCKAFVAIDAGCFHIMFPWNPFFPQLLNDFCSRIEGGARGVPPSPPIPDPFHLNSDKKIIFGILIMAASKQMAQALLAAACIAMLVQSGLAQFQLPQTPGLTIPTGWGSGDVLKCWSSLANTEGCVTSIFSSIFSLNFNSIAPACCKAFVAIDAGCFHIMFPWNPFFPQLLNDFCARIEGGARGVPPSPSVSA, from the exons ATGGCGGCGTCAAAGCAAATGGCTCAAGCACTGCTGGCGGCCGCATGCATTGCCATGCTGGTCCAGTCGGGGCTAGCCCAGTTTCAGTTACCACAGACTCCAGGCCTCACGGTTCCACCTGGATGGGGTTCGGGAGATGTACTAAAATGTTGGTCATCACTTGCTAACACTGAAGGCTGCGTAACGTCAATTTTCAGCTccattttttctctcaacttCAACAGCATTGCGCCTGCCTGCTGCAAGGCCTTTGTCGCAATTGACGCCGGCTGTTTTCATATAATGTTCCCGTGGAATCCTTTCTTCCCTCAACTGTTGAACGATTTTTGTTCTCGCATCGAAGGCGGCGCCCGCGGTGTTCCACCATCCCCGCCG ATTCCAGATCCCTTTCACTTAAACTCAGATAAAAAGATCATTTTTGGTATACTTATTATGGCGGCGTCAAAGCAAATGGCTCAAGCACTGCTGGCGGCCGCATGCATTGCCATGCTGGTCCAGTCGGGGCTAGCCCAGTTTCAATTACCACAGACTCCAGGCCTCACGATTCCAACAGGATGGGGTTCGGGAGATGTACTAAAATGTTGGTCATCACTTGCTAACACTGAAGGCTGCGTAACGTCAATTTTCAGCTCCATTTTTTCTCTAAACTTCAACAGCATTGCGCCTGCCTGCTGCAAGGCCTTTGTTGCAATTGATGCTGGCTGTTTTCATATAATGTTCCCGTGGAATCCTTTCTTCCCTCAACTGTTGAACGATTTCTGTGCTCGCATCGAAGGCGGCGCCCGCGGCGTTCCACCATCCCCGTCGGTGTCTGCTTGA
- the LOC107176451 gene encoding uncharacterized protein LOC107176451 gives MAVSKQMAQALLAAACIAMLVQSGLAQFQLPQTPGLTVPPGWGSGDVLKCWSSLANTEGCVTSIFSSIFSLNFNSIAPACCKAFVAIDAGCFHIMFPWNPFFPQLLNDFCARIEGGARGVPPSPPLSA, from the coding sequence ATGGCGGTGTCAAAGCAAATGGCTCAAGCACTGCTGGCGGCTGCATGCATTGCAATGTTGGTCCAGTCGGGGCTAGCCCAGTTTCAGTTACCACAGACTCCAGGCCTCACGGTTCCACCTGGATGGGGTTCAGGAGATGTACTAAAATGTTGGTCATCACTTGCTAACACTGAAGGTTGCGTAACGTCAATTTTCAGCTCCATTTTTTCTCTAAACTTCAACAGCATTGCACCTGCCTGCTGCAAAGCCTTTGTTGCAATTGATGCTGGCTGTTTTCATATAATGTTCCCGTGGAATCCTTTCTTCCCTCAACTGTTGAACGATTTCTGTGCTCGCATCGAAGGCGGCGCCCGCGGCGTTCCACCATCCCCGCCGTTGTCTGCTTGA